The following are encoded together in the Deltaproteobacteria bacterium genome:
- a CDS encoding GAF domain-containing protein, whose protein sequence is MSSMPIELNWWVAPPFVSFLTLFALASLALVKGKGRKVNLLLAAICLLGGLLSLDKALASVVTDPDLALRISRIDHVFVVFFVPVYLHFTYCFLGITRHKWLIGIAYAFSGCLSLLSQGNYYLSGVHRYYFGYYALGGPLIYVFGVASTTTTIYCIYLLFRSLKREKDPDRRNKTKYIISALGGAAIMAHFDLLPLIGISSYPAGNFTFIPITLLGFAVLKHDLLDIGFVVQKGLIYSLLTGLLTGAYALMIILFNQVFEGMGQRWSFLFLFLFFVIIVFVFEPLKKRVQVVIDNLLFKGKYDYQKTLMALSDAMASMLKFDEIMDKTLRTLTDAMCLDWAYVMLKDDAGQKFVICSQMGCLSNEALSIRASSPLIREMGDRKMEVTRYNLEEWLGSSDNPSALKKDFNSLAGAVVIPLVFKGNINGLLVLGDKKSGDLFTAQDFELLRTLANQCAIAIENAKAYELIENLNVNLESIVEERTQELKRALEEKEKTQDLLIRSESLAAVGALVAGVAHELNNPLTSVSSLVQTAVETIEETPAQQIVGSQDSAEEKEELVDDLKFSLKELKRAKDIVASLLGISRQTQEYSEPVMLNDVTGNALRVLHNQYKGAGIEIIEAYADNLPEIQGNFANLGQVCLNILTNAIQVVSSGPGRIVLRTRLDEPRGIVVFECEDNGPGIPAGVMKDIFKPFFTTKEVGKGTGLGLYISYEIVRRHNGHIFAKNNGQGGATFSVELPLSNTS, encoded by the coding sequence GTGAGCAGTATGCCGATTGAGTTGAATTGGTGGGTGGCGCCACCCTTTGTCAGTTTTTTGACCTTGTTTGCTTTGGCAAGCCTGGCCCTGGTCAAGGGAAAGGGCCGGAAAGTCAATCTGCTTCTTGCGGCTATCTGTTTGCTGGGGGGACTCTTGAGTCTCGACAAGGCCCTGGCCTCAGTAGTGACTGATCCTGATCTGGCCTTACGCATCAGCCGCATAGATCACGTGTTTGTTGTCTTTTTCGTTCCTGTTTACCTGCACTTTACCTATTGTTTCCTGGGAATAACCAGGCACAAATGGTTAATTGGCATAGCCTACGCCTTTAGCGGGTGTCTGAGCCTCCTTTCTCAAGGGAACTACTACCTGTCAGGGGTCCATAGATATTATTTCGGGTATTATGCCTTGGGAGGACCCTTGATATATGTGTTTGGAGTCGCCAGCACCACAACGACTATCTATTGTATCTATCTCCTCTTTCGCAGCTTAAAGCGAGAAAAAGACCCGGATCGAAGAAACAAAACAAAATATATAATCTCCGCTCTGGGGGGCGCCGCCATCATGGCCCATTTCGACCTTTTGCCCTTGATCGGGATCAGTTCTTATCCGGCGGGAAACTTTACCTTCATTCCCATCACTCTCTTGGGTTTTGCTGTATTGAAGCACGATTTGCTCGACATCGGCTTCGTGGTTCAAAAGGGTCTTATTTACTCCCTGCTTACAGGTTTGCTCACCGGGGCTTATGCCCTGATGATCATTTTGTTCAATCAGGTATTTGAGGGGATGGGCCAAAGATGGTCTTTTCTTTTTCTATTCTTGTTTTTTGTTATCATCGTTTTTGTCTTTGAGCCCCTTAAGAAACGGGTGCAAGTTGTAATCGATAACCTGCTCTTCAAAGGTAAATACGATTATCAAAAAACCCTGATGGCATTGAGTGATGCCATGGCCTCCATGCTGAAGTTTGACGAAATCATGGACAAAACCCTCAGGACGCTCACTGATGCCATGTGTCTTGATTGGGCCTATGTTATGCTCAAGGACGATGCGGGGCAGAAGTTTGTCATCTGCAGTCAGATGGGCTGCCTATCAAACGAGGCCCTATCAATAAGGGCGTCGAGTCCCCTTATCAGGGAGATGGGTGATCGGAAGATGGAGGTAACCCGTTACAATCTCGAAGAATGGTTGGGCTCTAGTGATAATCCGTCTGCCTTGAAGAAAGATTTCAACAGCCTGGCCGGCGCTGTGGTCATACCTTTGGTCTTCAAAGGAAACATAAATGGACTGCTTGTCTTGGGTGACAAGAAGTCAGGAGATCTTTTCACAGCACAAGACTTTGAACTCCTTCGCACCCTGGCAAACCAATGTGCTATTGCCATCGAGAATGCCAAGGCATATGAACTCATTGAAAATCTTAACGTTAACCTTGAAAGCATAGTGGAAGAACGAACTCAAGAACTAAAAAGGGCGCTGGAAGAAAAGGAAAAGACTCAGGATCTTCTCATCAGATCCGAAAGCCTGGCTGCTGTAGGGGCCCTTGTGGCAGGAGTTGCGCACGAGTTGAACAACCCCCTTACAAGCGTCTCCAGTCTCGTTCAAACAGCCGTTGAGACTATAGAAGAAACGCCTGCTCAACAGATTGTTGGGTCACAGGATAGCGCAGAAGAAAAGGAGGAGTTGGTTGACGATCTGAAATTCAGCCTCAAGGAACTGAAACGCGCCAAAGATATTGTTGCAAGCCTGCTTGGAATATCCCGTCAGACCCAGGAATACTCTGAACCCGTCATGCTCAATGATGTGACCGGGAACGCCCTAAGGGTCCTTCACAACCAGTACAAGGGCGCTGGCATTGAAATTATCGAGGCCTATGCTGATAATCTGCCTGAAATCCAAGGCAACTTTGCCAACCTGGGGCAGGTATGCCTTAACATCTTGACCAATGCTATACAGGTCGTGAGCAGCGGCCCTGGGCGAATTGTCTTAAGGACCAGGCTCGATGAGCCAAGAGGCATTGTTGTCTTTGAGTGTGAAGACAACGGCCCAGGAATCCCCGCAGGGGTCATGAAGGATATATTCAAGCCTTTTTTCACGACCAAGGAGGTAGGAAAAGGGACCGGTCTGGGACTTTATATCTCCTATGAGATTGTCCGTCGACATAACGGCCATATCTTTGCCAAAAACAACGGCCAGGGTGGCGCCACCTTTAGCGTGGAATTGCCCTTGAGCAATACTTCATGA